The window TTAAGAGTAGCCCAAGTGGAAGATGACCATATTATCGTAGATGCAAATCACCCTCTAGCGGGACAAGATTTAGTATTTGAACTAGAAGTAGTAGGAATTAACTAGTTCCTTTTCTTCTCTAGAAAATGATAAAAGCCCATTGCAACAATTGCAATGGGCTTTTCTTATGCTTTCAAATTAACGACAACGTCAGAATATGCGTTAGGAATAGAAATTCTTAACCTGTAGCTAAAGAAGATTCTTTAATGATTTCTATGAGAATTCTATTTTGTTTTCAATTGAAAATAATTTTAAAAAAAAAGCTGGCTTTTTAAAAAGCCAGCTTTTACTATTTAGATTATAAACTCTTAAGCTTCAACTTTTTTTGAAGACGTAACAGCTAGACTATAAATAACTAGACCAAATCCAATTTTGTTGATTGCATCACCAATGTTGTAAACTACGTCCATTGCTTCTTGTGCTGCTTTAGGATCTTCAACTAGTTGTAAACCGAATAATCCACCTTCAGTACCAAGGATATATCCTAATGGATAGATGGCCCATCCTACTAGTACAAACCAACATAAGATGTTGTGCGCTTTAAGAACTGCTCCACCTGCTGATGTAGCGAGTTTCTTTGCCTCACCGAACCATATCATGTATACTATAATGAAGTAAGCGATTCCTGAAACAAGACCCCAAACCCATTGCATGGTAGGATTTCCTAATGCGATTACTTCTCCAAAGTAACCTGTTACTAGCATTACTACAGACCAGAAAATTAATTTCCACATCAGTCCTAGTTTTGCACCAGCTACTTTAAGGATTAAATAGAATTCCACACACATTAACGGTACTGTTAAAGTCCAGTCTACATATCTGAAGAAAGTTGGAGAGCTATCTGTTGCAGCATAATAATCTCTCATGTAAAAATAATGCACCGCTGCTATGAAAGTAATTAGTCCAGAGACTAATACAGAGGTACGCCATTTGTTGTCAAACTGACTCAATGACAAAAAGAAAAAAGCACTTGCAGCCATCATGGCCATGCTCCCGATGAAAAATGTAAAACCTACATAATCATCTGTGGCCATTTTAGCCACTTCAAGTGTTGAAAGTAAAAAGTTCATAATTTAAGTTTTTATGTTTAAGTAAAGATACGAAAGATTAAACATAATTGTTTAACTTTGAAGTGTTAATATTAAACAAAAAATATGTCTAGGAAATTTCAGTTATATAACCTTATTATGGTACTGAGTTTTTTCTTTTTATGGATATCCTTTCAAATACCTGAAGCAATGGAGTTTGCATTAGGCTATTTTTTAATTCTTACGATAGGTGTAGGACATGGCGCAAACGATTTAAAGATTTATTTCAATGCTAGAAAATTAAACTTAAAGAAGACTTTATTATTTCTAGGGCTTTATTCTTTAATAGTTCTTGCAGGTACTGGTTTATTTTTTATCGTCCCAGAATTTATTTTAACGCTGTTTATAGTGATCAGTGGTTACCATTTTGGACAAGAGCACTTTGAAAAATATGAAATTAAAACCACCTGGTATTACAACTTATTTGTAAGTGCTTACGGCTTAATGATTATACTTACCTTATTATACATTCATGCTCAAGAAAGTCTACTTATCATAAATGATCTACTAGGTAGCAATCTAGAAGTAGAAGTATTGCTCTATCCATTGATAGCTTCGGTGGTGGTATTATTGCTGTGTTTCTTAAAATTCAGGCAGCAGTTTCAGTTAAAAGAGGTGCTGAAAGAACTGTTTTACCTACTCCTAATATTTACGGTTTTCTCAACCTCAAACCTTATTTGGGGTTTTGCTATATATTTTATTTTATGGCACAGTGTACCTTCCATCTACAATCAAATTTGCTATCTGGAAGGAACAGTAAATTCAAATACCATAAAGACCTATATTAAGGACTCGCTACTTTATTGGATAGCTGCCCTTTTTTTTCTAGGTGTGTTATACTATTTCCTTAGC is drawn from Nonlabens dokdonensis DSW-6 and contains these coding sequences:
- a CDS encoding bacteriorhodopsin-like; the protein is MNFLLSTLEVAKMATDDYVGFTFFIGSMAMMAASAFFFLSLSQFDNKWRTSVLVSGLITFIAAVHYFYMRDYYAATDSSPTFFRYVDWTLTVPLMCVEFYLILKVAGAKLGLMWKLIFWSVVMLVTGYFGEVIALGNPTMQWVWGLVSGIAYFIIVYMIWFGEAKKLATSAGGAVLKAHNILCWFVLVGWAIYPLGYILGTEGGLFGLQLVEDPKAAQEAMDVVYNIGDAINKIGFGLVIYSLAVTSSKKVEA
- a CDS encoding Brp/Blh family beta-carotene 15,15'-dioxygenase, producing the protein MSRKFQLYNLIMVLSFFFLWISFQIPEAMEFALGYFLILTIGVGHGANDLKIYFNARKLNLKKTLLFLGLYSLIVLAGTGLFFIVPEFILTLFIVISGYHFGQEHFEKYEIKTTWYYNLFVSAYGLMIILTLLYIHAQESLLIINDLLGSNLEVEVLLYPLIASVVVLLLCFLKFRQQFQLKEVLKELFYLLLIFTVFSTSNLIWGFAIYFILWHSVPSIYNQICYLEGTVNSNTIKTYIKDSLLYWIAALFFLGVLYYFLSDYTSLFLSIIIAFLGGITFPHVVVMHQLNSK